The genomic window GATATTGTGCCGATGCAGGATTTCGGTCAGGTCGTTCAGGGCGCTGGTGAGTTTGAATTTGCCCAATCCCTGGCGGCCGTAGGTGGCCAGGTAGTCCCCGATATCGACCGACAGGGCGGCGTCTTCCAGATCCGGTGGCGGGTTGCCCACGCGTTTGACCAGCCGCAGCACCATGGCTTGGTCGCCGGCGGAGATGGCAAACAGCATTTCTTCGATGGTTTCGCGAAGCCGATCGTCGATGCGGCCGACCATACCGAAGTCCAGGATGCCTAACTGGCCGGCGGGCAGAGCCAACAAGTTGCCGGGATGCGGATCGGCGTGGAACACGCCATGATCGAACAGCATCCGCATGTAGCAGCGGGTAACCTGCTGGGCCAGGGCGTTGCGGAGGTCGCGATCGGTTTCGTCCCACTTGGCCACGCTGGGGCCATCCAGCCGCGTCATCACCAGGACGCGACGGGTGCACAATTCGCTGACCGGTTCGGGCAGCACCACGTCAGCATCGCCGGCAAAGAATTCGTCGAACAGCAACATGTTCTGTTGCTCGCGTTCGAAATCCAGCTCCCGCCGCAGCATGGGCATGATCTGCCGGGCCATTTCGGCCGGGCCCCAGGGAGCGAAGGCTTCGACGTGTTCGGCCAGCTGGGACAAGCCGGTCAGCACATCCAGGTCTTGCAGGATGATGTCTTCAATGCCGTCGCGTTGGATTTTGATGACCACATGGCGTCCGTCGGTCAGTTCTGCCGCGTGCACCTGACCGATCGAAGCGGTAGCCAGGGGAGTGTCCTGCAGTTCAGCGATTTCCTGCGAGAACCGTTCCCCCAATTCTTCTTCCAGAATTCGTCGCACGACATCGGGCGCGTCGGGGGTGACGTTGGCGCGGAGCAGTTTCAGTTCGTCAGCCATCGCCGTGCCCACCAAGTCGGGGCGGGCGGCCAGCAACTGCCCGAGTTTGATGAACGTGGGGCCGAGTTCAGTGAGCGCCATCCGCACACGTTTTTCCCGCGAGTGCTGGGTCAGCGGCACACCGTGACGATCCTTCAGCAGATCACGAAAGGGCAAACTGGGAAAATGGCTTAACCAGTCGGCCAGTCCATAGCGGCGCAGCACCTGCAGGATCTGTCGCCAACGCTTCAGATTGCGGTACAGCTGCGGGATCGCGGTGATTTTCATTCGGTGTCGGCAGGGCAGTGGCGAGGAACGGTCTTTCCCCACAGCAGAAACATCCGCCCAAGTATGGCTTCCTCGGTCGCGGGGCTGGCCGACGAAAGGAAGCCGATCAACCTGTTCGGCAGCGGCCGGGGCGTTAAGATCGGTAGGATTCGGACATTCCTCCTGTCATGGTACGCGATTCAACGATGCCGTCCCTGTTATTGACTGTAGTTCTGATCGGGCTGTCAGTGCTGATCGCCACGCCTTTGGGAGTCGCCGTGGCGGTGTCACTGGCGATCGGCAGCGGCTGGACCGCCGGCCGCTGGATCCGCACAGCCGGGATAGGGCTGTTGCTGGTGCTGATCTGCCTGCCAATGTACGTGCACGCGGCCGCCTGGGAAGCCACGGCCGGAAAATACGGCTGGCTGCCCTTGATGCAGACCAGCGCTAACCGATTTTGGTTCAGCGGGTTGCTGGCGGCCGCCTGGATTCACGGCGTCAGCGGAGCGGCGTGGGTGGCGCTGGCGACACTATGGGGGCTAACCCGGGTGCCGGCGGCGCTGCTGCAGCAAGCGGCCTTGGAAACCGGTCCCTGGAGCCGCCTGGGGCGGATTGCGGTGCCGTATGCCGCCCCGGCAACGTTGGCCGGAGCCCTCTGGGTGGCGCTGTTGGCGGCCACGGAAATGACGGTTGCCGACCTGTACGGCGTCCGCACCCTGGCCGACGAAGTGTACTTAAAATACGCCTTCGAACCGCAGACCTTGCCAATCGTGCTGGCTTGCCTGCTGCCCTTGTTAGTGGCGACGCCCTTGGTGTGGCTGATGCAGCGGATGTTGGGTCCGGCCCGCCGTTCGGCCGCGTCCCCCCACGCGTCCGGCAGCGACGTCTGGGCGGCGTTGGACCTGGACGCCTCGTCGGCTTCGCCGCTACGGTGGCTGGCCTCGCTGCCGGCAACGGGACTGCTGTTGCTGATGATCACCGTGCCACTGGTCAGCCTGTTCGTCAAAGCCGGGTTGTTGGTGGAAGCGGCGGGGCAGTACGGCAGCGGCCCGCGATACCGTTGGTCTTGGCAGCGGGTTGCCGACACGCTGAGCGATTCGCTGGCCACCTTTGCGCCGGAATTCGTCTGGACCGCCGTATTGGCCGTAACGGTAGCCGCCGTCGCGATGCTGCTGGGCACCTTGTCGGCGGCGTGGGCGCAGGGTTCGGAACGCCGAGCCCGGTGGGGGTTTTTTACCGCCATGGCGTTGGTTCTGTTGCCCGGCCCGGTGGTGGGCATGGGCGTCCTGTATCTGTTCCACGACCGGGGACCTCTGCTGGCCGCGTTATACGAACGGTCGATCGTGCCTACCGTGGTCGCTTTGCTTCCGCGAGCCGTGCCGGCGGCGTATTTGGTGATGCGAGCCGGCTACCGCATGCTGCCGCCCGAACCCGGCGAAGCCGCTCGCTGCGACGGAGCTCGCCCCTGGCAATGTCTGCTGCGGATCGACCTGCCACGACTGAAAACCTCGTTGCTTGTGGCGGGGTTTGCGGCCGGGATCGTGGCCACGGCCGACGTGCCGGCGACGCTGGTCGTATTGCCCCCCGGGATGACTACCGTCGGCACCCGCCTGTTTGGCCTGCTGCACAGCGGCGTGCGGTACCAAGCGGCCGGCTTAACGATTAGTTTCTGTCTGCTGGTCGGTTTGTTAGTCATCCTCACCCACGCTTGGTGCGGTCGTCGGCGAGCGGTTGGTGTAAGATAGTAGGAAAGGAATTCTCGATGAACACAACGGCTTATCCCCTCTGGGCATTGTGCGTGATCGCGGCGGCACAATGCTGCCTGAACTCTGCGGCATGGGGCGTAGAACAGGTCCGCTTCACCGACTCACGCGACCGTTCTCAAGAGGTCCGCGGTGAGGTGATGGTGGAAGCGCGCGACGGCGGACTGTTGCTGCTGGGCGACGACGGACGGATCTGGACCGTCCAACCCGACCAAATCAAAGACCGCACCAGCGACGATCAACCGCTGCGCCCGGTCGACGAGGACACCACCGAGCAACGGCTGTTGGCGGAAATGCCGGCGGGATTTGAGGTTTACCGCACCAACCATTACCTGATCTGCCACAACACCAACGAGCGGTATGTGGCCTGGGTGGGGTCGCTGTTCGAAAAACTGCATCGCGGCTTTTACGCTTACTGGAAAAACCAGGGTTGGGAACTGCAGTCGCCGCGTTTTCCGCTGGTCGGCTTGGTGTTCGCCGACCGTGAAAGTTTCCTCAAATACGCGCGGCCGGAACTGGGCGAATCGGCCGACAGCATCATCGGCTACTACAACTTGGAAACCAACCGCATCACCACCTTTAACATGCCCAACCCGGAACGCAACGTGGCCACGGTGATCCACGAAGCGATGCACCAGTTGGCGTATAATTCGGGACTACAGCGCCGTTTTGCCGACAACCCGATGTGGGTCAGCGAGGGATTGGCGGTATTTTTCGAAGCCCCCGACTTTTCCACCCCCGGCGGCTGGCGATCGATCGGCCGCATCAATACGGTGAATCTGCAGCGTTTCAAAAAATTCCTGGCCTCCCGTCCCGGCGATTCGCTGCTGACCCTACTCGGCGACGACCAACGCTTTCGCGACCCCCACTCGGCCACGGCCGCTTACAGCGAAGCTTGGGCGTTGAATTATTTCTTGCTAAAAACTCGCCGCAAACAATACGTCGCCTACCTCAAACAGCTCAGTGAAGGCGAACCGCTGCAGTCGCGGGGGCCGCGCGAACGGGTGCAGATGTTCGAGCAAGCAATGGGTGTGGACCTGGCCAAGCTCGAAGCCCAGTTCCTTCCCTTCATCGTCCGGCTCCGATAACCGGCGTTGACGCAAGGGGCCCTTATTCGCGACAAGACGGTTCTACTTTGCCTATCAATTGGAAAGGAAGGAACCGGTGAACTTTGCGTCTTTACATTCTTTACGTGTGTGGGGTTTAGCATTGCTGATCGGTTGCGGCTGCACTCTGACAGCCCATGCCGGCGGCCCCCTGATTAGCGATTCCAGCGAGTCGTCCAACTGGCTCGCTCCGCTGAACCCGAGCCAGTGGAAGTTGCCGCAATTGCGGTGGCCGACCAGCGATCGCCCGGCGAGCGCCCGTAAAGCCGCCGACAAAGACCCCGGCATGATGGCCAATATGTCTCAGTCGTTGGGCAAAACCTGGCAAAAGACCAAGGAAACCCTGAATCCCAAGAACTTGATGCCCGCTGCGGGCAACGCCAAACCGAAGACGCGAAAAGCGGAAAAGGAAAGTGTCTGGAGCGGCTGGTTCGCCGCCAAAGAAGAACCGCAAAAGATCGAAACCATCAATGATTTTCTTCGCCAACCTTCTCCCTACTAATCACAGGGCACGCAGCCCTGCGTGCCTGGACGGAACCCCTCTATGCTCTCGTATGATCAAGCCGTTGGCTTGCGGAACGGAATTGCACGCCTGGTCGAACGCCTGCACCAAGGAGACATTGACGATTACACCGATGAAAAACTAGCCATCTGGTACGAGATCTATCGACCCATTCGCGAAACGGTGCACCTCCACCCGCCCGCCAGCGGAAGCCCCCTGTTGGTCGGCCCCGCCTCCCTAGCCGATCCTCGCAGCCAAGCGGAATTCGAAGACCATCTGTTGCGGATCATCCGCCAGGACGCCGACCGCGGTGAATATGTGCTGCAGCGGTTGCTGAGAACGTATTTGCAGCAGTTCGAGTTCCCCGCGGCCGCCTAGCCGCCGCAACCGTCGCCAGACGTTGGACCGCGCAACCGTAGCTACCGTCGCCAGACGGTGGGCCATAGCGGATTTCTCAGAATTTGGTCCCCCCACGCTCTGGCGAGCGTAGCTACGAAAACGCTGCCGCCTGGCCTACCCCCGTTGTCGATCTTCAGTCGGCGTTAGATAGTAGAGGGAGATTTCATTGACACCTCCCTCGACCCTACAAGAGTGCTAACGATGGCGAATTTGGTCACCCAGGAAGCTCCCGATTTTAAAGCCCAAGCGGTGATGCCCGATGGGCAGTTCCAGGAAGTCTCGCTGAGCGACTACCGCGGCAAATACGTGCTGCTGTTTTTCTACCCGCTCGACTTCACGTTTGTTTGCCCGACGGAAATCATTGCCTTCAGCGATCGCAACGCGGACTTCGAAAAACTGGACGTGCA from Roseimaritima ulvae includes these protein-coding regions:
- a CDS encoding ABC1 kinase family protein, which produces MKITAIPQLYRNLKRWRQILQVLRRYGLADWLSHFPSLPFRDLLKDRHGVPLTQHSREKRVRMALTELGPTFIKLGQLLAARPDLVGTAMADELKLLRANVTPDAPDVVRRILEEELGERFSQEIAELQDTPLATASIGQVHAAELTDGRHVVIKIQRDGIEDIILQDLDVLTGLSQLAEHVEAFAPWGPAEMARQIMPMLRRELDFEREQQNMLLFDEFFAGDADVVLPEPVSELCTRRVLVMTRLDGPSVAKWDETDRDLRNALAQQVTRCYMRMLFDHGVFHADPHPGNLLALPAGQLGILDFGMVGRIDDRLRETIEEMLFAISAGDQAMVLRLVKRVGNPPPDLEDAALSVDIGDYLATYGRQGLGKFKLTSALNDLTEILHRHNIKLPSQSALLLKMLVSLEGTLSTLNAQFDSMSIMRGFVRQAMARRLSPRRRFRQARRIYLEAENFLEFAPDQVLGLLEQMRRGNISLNLEHRRLSPSVNRLVLGMLASSLFLGSSLLLALQVPPLLFPNKPFLGIHQISVVGAAGAALSLMVMLRLVLAIGRSGHLTRENDD
- a CDS encoding ABC transporter permease, whose amino-acid sequence is MVRDSTMPSLLLTVVLIGLSVLIATPLGVAVAVSLAIGSGWTAGRWIRTAGIGLLLVLICLPMYVHAAAWEATAGKYGWLPLMQTSANRFWFSGLLAAAWIHGVSGAAWVALATLWGLTRVPAALLQQAALETGPWSRLGRIAVPYAAPATLAGALWVALLAATEMTVADLYGVRTLADEVYLKYAFEPQTLPIVLACLLPLLVATPLVWLMQRMLGPARRSAASPHASGSDVWAALDLDASSASPLRWLASLPATGLLLLMITVPLVSLFVKAGLLVEAAGQYGSGPRYRWSWQRVADTLSDSLATFAPEFVWTAVLAVTVAAVAMLLGTLSAAWAQGSERRARWGFFTAMALVLLPGPVVGMGVLYLFHDRGPLLAALYERSIVPTVVALLPRAVPAAYLVMRAGYRMLPPEPGEAARCDGARPWQCLLRIDLPRLKTSLLVAGFAAGIVATADVPATLVVLPPGMTTVGTRLFGLLHSGVRYQAAGLTISFCLLVGLLVILTHAWCGRRRAVGVR
- a CDS encoding DUF1570 domain-containing protein is translated as MNTTAYPLWALCVIAAAQCCLNSAAWGVEQVRFTDSRDRSQEVRGEVMVEARDGGLLLLGDDGRIWTVQPDQIKDRTSDDQPLRPVDEDTTEQRLLAEMPAGFEVYRTNHYLICHNTNERYVAWVGSLFEKLHRGFYAYWKNQGWELQSPRFPLVGLVFADRESFLKYARPELGESADSIIGYYNLETNRITTFNMPNPERNVATVIHEAMHQLAYNSGLQRRFADNPMWVSEGLAVFFEAPDFSTPGGWRSIGRINTVNLQRFKKFLASRPGDSLLTLLGDDQRFRDPHSATAAYSEAWALNYFLLKTRRKQYVAYLKQLSEGEPLQSRGPRERVQMFEQAMGVDLAKLEAQFLPFIVRLR